GGGAGGCACAGTCCCATCGttagtggggggtggggggcggcgatCAATCACCCCACCGACACCATGATTTGCAGCTGTGCGGTGTCCATGGAAGGTAAACTCTGTGGCCGCCGTACAgcattacataaaatgaaatatttcagTGGCGGCCcccccagagcccggcgccctaggcagctgcctaatggtaacGCCAGGCCTGATTCCTGATGCATGTGGATTAACagccctaggggtaaatttattaagctgcaggtttgaaaaagtggaggcattgcctatcgcaaccaatcagaatctagctgtcattttgtagaatgtactaaataaatgagaactagaatccgattggttgctataggcaacatctccactttctcaaacccgcagcttgataaatttaccccctaatgtcaaAAGTTTACCTCAGATATTACTTTTTATTGTAAGCGTGATGTGTTATTATGGACAGTCTCCCAGATATCCAGCAAATTAAACATGTAGCATTTCCGCAGGACTAGACCAACCCCGTAGGCATCACAAAACGTAACAGAAATAACACTAAAGCGCTTCTGtgaaacatgatttatatatCCGTGTTTCCTTCAATCAAATTTTTGCTGTAATTTATACAAATGAAGTTCAGTGACTTACTTGACCTATCCCAGGCAAACTAACATTTTCctgaaaactttttttctttgATTGTAACATCTCCTCATGTCTTCTCAATGCAGGATGGATGAAAATTATAATCTTCTTCCTCACGGAGTAAACTTTCAAGATCCCATTTTTCCCAACACACCAGAAAACAATCGCATATTTTCCAGCATCTTCCAGTTCTCCAACTGTGTCGTCGGAACTGAGCCTCAAGTCTACTCCCCAGATTGGGAAGCTCAAGAGGACAGCAGGGTAAGAGTACAAACATTTGGCACCTGACATTATCCAATCCTGATTTATCTCTATTTCCCTGACTTCTtttctatttatcattttttcCCATGTTGTTTCCTGGTTTCTGATTCATCCTTTTCTCCTTTAACTATCTTGTCCAGTCAACACATTTCTTTCCACATGATGACTTTTATCCAGTTTTTTCCAACCTTTTAAAACACGTTGGCAAGCTTCATTGAGTCTTCTCCAACGTCTTAACACTTGACTCATTCCATTAAGTCTTCTCCAACTTGTTAGAACCTTACCACGTTTTATCGAGTCTTCTCCAACTTCTTAACTCTCGACACACGTCGTGTTGTCTTCGGCAACTTAAAGCTTTGCCTTATTAAAACTACCTATTCAGGACAAAAAGACATGTATGATGATAACCTATTTCTTCTACACCTTGTTGCAGTTGCTGTGTGTCTCCGTACAGAGGGCCTTGATGGAGGAGGAGGAACGTTCCAAGACCTTGTCCCAAAAGGTTCGTTTCCTGGAGAAAGCCAACGCACATCTTCGAGAGAAAGTCAAGAACCTAAAGCGTTCCTTGCGTCAGGCGACGGTGGACAATAAGAAGGAAGTCCTTCTGAACAAGCGCCTGGATAAAGACAAAAACCTCAACGAGGAGGACTCAAAGCAGGACAACCATAAGAAGATCATGGCAAGACCAGCCAAGAAAGCAATGGGAAACAAGCTGGATTAGCCATCGGTTCTAAGCCCATGTCTTCTGGAGTATTACGGCACTAAAACGGCACTAGATTTTAAAAAGCGAATGGACGTGGAATCGAAACTTTTGATAAATCTGGTTGTGCAATTTATTTGTGTAAGTGGATTAACGTCAGTATTATTATACCCCGATTCCTTACAAGCACCAAATAGCTAGCGGTGCACGGAAGCACAAATGCTAGGGACGTGTAAATTTATAAGATTATAGAGCCCCATCTATGAAACTGAAATACATACCAGGTAAGACATAAAATACTGTAGAAGAAATAAGCCCGTGCTCGTTTAACAGCTTATTACCCAtagtaccagctgcgtggcaatataactgtgtacaaaacagaaagacagttgttgtcatcGATTTACTCTGCATTACTGTGAgtatctagcaatatgaaaacatgaggtatcggttcatattttgatcaaaacatttaagcctgcatctcgACATCAAAAGGTACCTCATTGTACGCAGATCCTACACtgtatgcttcaaacaccattacaaTTAAATTAAGTTCAGATGTGctcacctcccaggtacaggGGCTTGCATCTAGCAAGGACTGGTCGTAAGACACACCCAAAACGGCCTTAAATAGAGAGTACTGTAAACAGGTAGCACGAGATAAATGTCATTAATAACCAagatttagagttgaatgtaaaGATGTCTTGTTTGAGTACAAGCAAAGATGTGTCTGAACACTTGTGTTTCCATGTCTGTTTTGTGAGTTGCATGCTTCTAAATATACGTGcgtcagccatcatcatcatcaattccaAAACCAGCTCCTGTTTTCTGTAGGTGCAAAATTTACATCTCTTACATAACGCATTTCAAGATCGGTGTGATTCCAAATAAAGCATATCTCAAAGCAGTTTGGTTAGCTTGTGCCTGTACACTCTCACTGTAGTGCACTCGTACAATAGGACGACTGATCCGTCCCACCAAGTGCAAATGTAAGGTACTTTAAACTCTAAATACAGATGCAAGTCTCATCTTTACACATCACAAGTGCACCTACCTGCAACTGTATTTCAGGCC
This window of the Mixophyes fleayi isolate aMixFle1 chromosome 8, aMixFle1.hap1, whole genome shotgun sequence genome carries:
- the LOC142099714 gene encoding coiled-coil domain-containing protein 3-like produces the protein MLVFGLILLCLVGGLRGCQMPNDWRPQTEACRAELVETVVFAKVLALHKDSYSVYNYLPWQYNSDLFYSAEIELLCDQGWGSMLEVPAGSLLNVTGLGYFNCHSYTVMENNSYYFFLRMDENYNLLPHGVNFQDPIFPNTPENNRIFSSIFQFSNCVVGTEPQVYSPDWEAQEDSRLLCVSVQRALMEEEERSKTLSQKVRFLEKANAHLREKVKNLKRSLRQATVDNKKEVLLNKRLDKDKNLNEEDSKQDNHKKIMARPAKKAMGNKLD